In Spirosoma pollinicola, the genomic window TCGATCAGTGCCCGAAAAGCTGGTTTCCCATTGGTGGTTTCGTCAGCAAGTGTAGTTTACGAATATACGGATGCAACGGGTGTAAACATCACGAAGCCCATGTCTGTTCAGGCGTTCTGGGCAGCATTATCGGCCATAAAATCACCTGTCAACAGGCATGTCCGGTATAATTTTGCACTTAAGCACTCGCCTTTGTCTTATCTGTATTTTGGCCTGGATATGCTTCGAATTATAGGGGGATACCTAATCCGGCGAATTAAAGTGATTGCTCCAGTGGCTTACTAATCTTCTGTTTGTCGATCAACGCGTCATATAGGTCCAGGGTTGCCTGTAGAGCTACGTTTTTGGCGTAACGGGTCTGGTACTCGATATAGGCATTTTGTGATAGTATGGATTGCCCACTTTTGTCTAGTCGAAACCTACTGATGGTTTGCCCTAAATCAACACTATCCCCAGTTCGAAATAAAAGTCCGGTCTGGCCATCTTTTACAATTTGATTTAAGTTTTGCTGATCGGAACAAATTACGGGTGTTCCGGATGCAAACGCTTCCAGAATGACGGTAGGCAGGCCCTCATACCAGCGTGAAGGCACAAGTAAGGCCCGACAATGGTTAATTGCCTCCAGCACGGCCTCGCGCGGTTGTTTACCCCGGTATCGGATTGTCGGTACTTGTTCAGACATCTGTTGTACAGCGACCGCCAGCGGGCCATCACCAATAATTTCGAGCGGGAAACCGCATTTTTCAGCCGCCTGAAGCAATACGTCAACGCCTTTCTCAACCGTCAATCGACCAGCGTACAGAAAGAAATCTCCTCTTCCTTCAGGTCCTGTGTACCCGGCATCGGCCACAAAATTGGGTTTAACACACACTTGCTCAGGTTGTAATTTCAGCGAGGAACTAAGGATTTTTTGGTGGGTAAAGTCGGTAAGCACCACAAACCGATCTACCTGTTTCCAAATACCGGTTAACTTATGTAGTAACGTGATGGCCGAAAGGTGCGCTGATTTTGCTTTAGAGTTTTGAAAGCAGGCGTTCCGAATGCCAGCCAGCGGTATCGTCTTTGTCAGGCACACTTCGCACGGTGTTTCTCCGCCACGCATCAACAGGCCATTCACGCACACCAAGCGATAATTATGTAAGGTCATCACAACTGGAATCTGGCGCTTTTTAGCCGTCCGAATCACAGCTGCCGAAGCCGTATAAAACAGATTGTGAATGTGGACGATGTCGGGCAGAAACTGACTTATGACATGATCCAACCGCCTTCCCGACTGGAAATTATATAGCGCCTGAACTGCCGACTGTACATTCCCTACTAGTGTGCCATCAAAACTTTCGTTGTCAAAAGTCAGCGTTTCGACTACAATTCCATACTCCCGCAGTAAATCAACCTCCTGTTTAAAGATGGTGTCTTCGCCCCCACCCTGCTGATAATAATTGTGAATCAGTAATACGCGCATAGTTGGGAGTGGATAAAATGAAAAGGAGCGTGACTCCGTCAGGAGTGACAGGCATGATTGGTGGCGCTTCAGGCAAGACGTTTAATCGGCAAAATTTGCGTGCCGTAGGTCAGCAATTTGTTCCAGATACGAACTGGAACACTAAATTTTCGGAGGAACCACCGGTTATAAGCAGCATGCGTCTGTACTGATTTCGGCAGGGCAAATTGCCGTTGTTGTCCATTGTCCAACAGGGGTTTATAGCGATCATAGATGACTTCGGTAGTCGAATCGGGCGAATCGACACCGATATTGACCGTTTTAGAGACGGCTGGATAAAGCGTGTAACCGCCTACTTTAAATTCGTGGTAACAAAGCCGAATATCCCAGGCATCGATTTCGCGGCTTTTCGCCCGTTGCAACATCCTCAGCCGATCGCTGCCGCCCGCCTTAAACTGCTGCCGGGCCATTGAGTCGTTCATGAAGTCATCGAAATCCGTCAGTGCCCAATCCACCCCTTGCCAACGGTCGGCCCAGATGGCCCATCCCCAGGCACAGGTTCGCGGAAAGAAATAGCCATCATCCGTGTAGCCATTTGGACGTTTAAACGGAAAGGTGTACCCTCCTACCGAAAACACCGTTGGTATATCGGCGTATTGGTCGAGAGACTGATTCATGAAATCCAGAAAATTGGGCGTCGTTACGACATCATCTTCGACCACAATAACTGTCGAATGCCGTTTCAAAACCTGCGAAACACCAGCAATAATGGAGTTGGCACAACCAATATTCAGCTCGCTGTAGGTGCGATGAATCTGTTTGAAACCGCTAATAGCATCAACCAAAGTCTGGACAGCCTCTACTTTCTTAATTTCGTCATCGCGACGCGGGCCGTCGACAAACACATATAATTCGGTATCCTGGGCCAGGTAATTAGCTTGCAGTGCTGTAATGGTTTTCTGCAATTCATCAGTACGTTTAAAGGCAAAGAGGATAACGGGAGCAGTCATGAGTGGTTCTTTAGGCAGGTGAGAGCATAAATAGGTGGATCAGGAGCGGGGTAGAATTCCCTGCCTGATCAGCTGCCGAAAAAAATAATAGATGAACCAAAGGTTGGTGGACACATACCGACCAAGCAGACGGCGAGGCTCCTGAGCAAAGCGAAAAAGCCATTCCAGTCCGTGTTTCTGCATCCAGCGGGGTGCTCGTTTTTGCTCGCCAACCAGCACCGGAAGGGCGCCACCAATGCCAAGCAAAACGGCCGGAATCCGGTCTGAGAGTGCGGCCATCCACTTTTCTTGTTTCGGGCAACCCAAGGCGACGAATACCAGCGCGGCTCCCGAAGAGGTGATATCATTGATGACGTGTGTTTCTTCCTGATCACTGAGCGGCCGAAAAGGGGGCGAATGCATGCCAACCAGACGTAGACCTGGGTAATTCTCGGCACAGAAGGCCTTGCATCGTCTCAATACCTCCGTTGTAGACCCGTATATGTAAACCGGCAGTTGAGTTTGAGCCGCTTCCTGAAGAAGTGTGGGTAACACATCAAGGCCCGTTATGCGCTCCTGCCGCATGCCATGAAAAGCCCGCAATGCCCAAAGTAACGGAACTCCATCGGGCGTTACCCAAGTCGCTTTATTAACCAGGCTGGCAAACGTTTTGTCATGAGCAGCCTCCACCAGCATGTGTACATTAGCGAAGCAAGCATAAGCTGGTTTACGTTGCTGCGCCACCCGAAGCACGTCCTGAATAAACTCCCGATAGGAAAGACCAGTTACTTGTAAACCAATGACTACT contains:
- a CDS encoding glycosyltransferase family 4 protein, with product MRVLLIHNYYQQGGGEDTIFKQEVDLLREYGIVVETLTFDNESFDGTLVGNVQSAVQALYNFQSGRRLDHVISQFLPDIVHIHNLFYTASAAVIRTAKKRQIPVVMTLHNYRLVCVNGLLMRGGETPCEVCLTKTIPLAGIRNACFQNSKAKSAHLSAITLLHKLTGIWKQVDRFVVLTDFTHQKILSSSLKLQPEQVCVKPNFVADAGYTGPEGRGDFFLYAGRLTVEKGVDVLLQAAEKCGFPLEIIGDGPLAVAVQQMSEQVPTIRYRGKQPREAVLEAINHCRALLVPSRWYEGLPTVILEAFASGTPVICSDQQNLNQIVKDGQTGLLFRTGDSVDLGQTISRFRLDKSGQSILSQNAYIEYQTRYAKNVALQATLDLYDALIDKQKISKPLEQSL
- a CDS encoding glycosyltransferase family protein; its protein translation is MTAPVILFAFKRTDELQKTITALQANYLAQDTELYVFVDGPRRDDEIKKVEAVQTLVDAISGFKQIHRTYSELNIGCANSIIAGVSQVLKRHSTVIVVEDDVVTTPNFLDFMNQSLDQYADIPTVFSVGGYTFPFKRPNGYTDDGYFFPRTCAWGWAIWADRWQGVDWALTDFDDFMNDSMARQQFKAGGSDRLRMLQRAKSREIDAWDIRLCYHEFKVGGYTLYPAVSKTVNIGVDSPDSTTEVIYDRYKPLLDNGQQRQFALPKSVQTHAAYNRWFLRKFSVPVRIWNKLLTYGTQILPIKRLA
- a CDS encoding WecB/TagA/CpsF family glycosyltransferase, with amino-acid sequence MHVDTHQSLKDRQQRDIAYEEIPASTGKVVIGLQVTGLSYREFIQDVLRVAQQRKPAYACFANVHMLVEAAHDKTFASLVNKATWVTPDGVPLLWALRAFHGMRQERITGLDVLPTLLQEAAQTQLPVYIYGSTTEVLRRCKAFCAENYPGLRLVGMHSPPFRPLSDQEETHVINDITSSGAALVFVALGCPKQEKWMAALSDRIPAVLLGIGGALPVLVGEQKRAPRWMQKHGLEWLFRFAQEPRRLLGRYVSTNLWFIYYFFRQLIRQGILPRS